A part of Desulfomicrobium baculatum DSM 4028 genomic DNA contains:
- a CDS encoding hybrid sensor histidine kinase/response regulator: protein MKNLSFRNFGHQSQRRVLGLLTLMLLGVMALGAKEAYRYRVIRDHQLLMKAEQAHLDLVQTFRVAMSSARLGFDRLSSAPDLPGLFALEVETDKALMLSRRALVVMHQGGELGLEGLEGQPVGQIITLAQPMPPELLEEASKLVPVVRDISDQGHFMIRTQMHALDASKNEGVSPDLAAVREQTEVLFSQATKTAEILQRDIRVRIARAIDNHQTNANRILAMTCGLVVLLLTGMVTLCVRIMLSFADMLRSREKDGAAVVEANAGMERILEALPVGIAILGQDRIIRRVNLAATNLLDIEPGWFFERHVPWDMFYENVQSDDPERQPRIEFEHEVRMRALEGRTLDVIKSSIPVILQGETLILEVFMDVTQRKQAERELLQEKSRLESLLSGINEGVALTDERGGVLEVNESLCRILGAKAHDLLGRKVWDLFPDGILGTQLAQGLRALQENPRTRLREIQLESFRDMALVVRMQPVLGEEAFGGMIVSVIEVTAIVDARRRAEAASQAKSMFLANMSHEIRTPMNSILGHGELLARTRLDTEQADCVQGIRVCAESLLVIINDILDFSKIEAGMLRIAPEDVDLGGLLARVRTMLSEQAQKKGLDLQLVTAGLPQVVSTDAGRLTQILVNLVGNAIKFTEHGGVELSVRGEAHAGGKAALCFSVRDTGIGISADRQKGIFVSFEQADGSLTREYGGTGLGLTIANSLVRLLGGSGISVKSQTGQGSTFSFTLVMNVSAPAPAQELAAIDGQERSFGRVRVLAAEDNPFNRGLLVKMLNTLNVSDIQMVENGQDAVDALAAGQAFDIVLMDIQMPLMDGLEATRQIRAMGLNVPIIALTAHALESDQRKSLEAGMNGHLAKPYRLQDLVETLSTWCS from the coding sequence ATGAAGAATCTTTCTTTCCGGAACTTCGGGCATCAGAGCCAGCGGCGGGTCTTGGGGCTGCTGACGCTCATGCTCCTGGGAGTTATGGCGCTGGGGGCCAAGGAAGCCTATCGCTACAGGGTCATTCGGGATCATCAGTTGCTGATGAAGGCGGAGCAGGCTCATCTGGATCTGGTCCAGACTTTTCGCGTTGCCATGAGCTCGGCGCGTTTGGGCTTTGATCGCCTGTCTTCGGCCCCGGACTTGCCCGGTCTTTTTGCTCTTGAAGTCGAGACGGACAAGGCGCTCATGCTTTCGCGGCGGGCTCTGGTCGTGATGCACCAGGGCGGCGAGCTTGGCTTGGAGGGCCTTGAAGGACAGCCTGTGGGCCAGATCATCACTCTGGCCCAGCCTATGCCGCCTGAGCTTCTTGAAGAGGCCTCGAAGCTCGTACCCGTGGTGCGGGACATTTCGGACCAGGGGCATTTTATGATCCGCACCCAGATGCACGCCCTGGACGCGTCGAAAAACGAGGGGGTCAGTCCGGATCTGGCGGCCGTCCGTGAACAGACGGAAGTTTTGTTCAGCCAGGCGACGAAAACGGCCGAAATCCTTCAGCGCGACATCAGAGTCCGGATCGCGCGGGCCATCGACAACCACCAGACCAACGCCAATCGAATCCTGGCCATGACTTGCGGGTTGGTGGTTCTTTTGCTGACGGGCATGGTCACGCTGTGCGTGCGCATCATGCTCTCCTTTGCGGACATGCTCCGGTCGCGGGAAAAAGACGGCGCGGCCGTGGTGGAAGCCAACGCGGGCATGGAAAGGATTTTGGAGGCATTGCCGGTGGGCATCGCCATCCTGGGCCAGGACCGGATTATCCGCCGGGTCAACCTGGCCGCGACCAATCTGCTTGATATCGAGCCCGGCTGGTTTTTCGAGCGCCACGTCCCTTGGGACATGTTCTATGAGAATGTGCAAAGCGATGACCCTGAAAGGCAGCCCCGGATCGAATTCGAGCACGAGGTGCGCATGCGCGCGCTGGAAGGGCGGACCCTGGATGTGATCAAAAGCTCCATCCCGGTCATTCTGCAGGGGGAAACCCTGATCCTTGAGGTCTTCATGGACGTGACCCAGCGCAAGCAGGCCGAGCGCGAGCTGTTGCAGGAAAAATCGCGTCTGGAGTCGCTTCTTTCCGGGATAAATGAAGGCGTGGCCCTGACCGACGAGCGCGGCGGCGTGCTTGAAGTCAACGAGAGCCTGTGTCGAATTCTGGGTGCCAAGGCCCATGATCTGCTGGGCCGAAAAGTCTGGGACCTTTTCCCCGACGGGATTCTCGGGACGCAGCTGGCGCAGGGGTTGCGCGCCCTGCAGGAAAATCCCCGGACCCGGTTGCGTGAAATCCAGCTGGAATCGTTCCGGGACATGGCGCTGGTGGTGCGCATGCAGCCTGTTCTGGGCGAGGAAGCTTTTGGCGGCATGATCGTCAGCGTCATCGAGGTCACGGCTATTGTCGATGCCCGGCGCAGGGCCGAAGCCGCTTCCCAGGCGAAAAGCATGTTTCTGGCCAACATGAGTCACGAAATCCGTACGCCCATGAATTCCATCCTCGGCCATGGGGAATTGCTGGCCCGGACCCGCCTTGATACCGAACAGGCGGATTGCGTGCAGGGGATCCGCGTTTGCGCCGAGAGCCTTCTGGTCATCATCAACGACATCCTTGATTTTTCCAAGATAGAGGCCGGCATGCTGCGCATTGCGCCCGAGGATGTCGATTTGGGTGGGCTGCTTGCGCGCGTGCGGACCATGCTTAGCGAGCAGGCGCAAAAAAAAGGTCTTGATTTGCAGTTGGTTACTGCCGGATTGCCGCAGGTGGTGAGTACGGATGCCGGCCGATTGACGCAGATCCTGGTCAACCTGGTCGGCAACGCCATCAAATTCACGGAGCATGGCGGCGTGGAGCTTTCCGTCCGCGGGGAGGCCCACGCGGGAGGCAAGGCCGCGCTTTGTTTTTCCGTGCGCGACACCGGGATCGGCATTTCTGCGGACCGGCAGAAGGGAATTTTTGTCTCTTTTGAACAGGCGGATGGCTCCCTGACCCGTGAGTACGGCGGAACGGGCCTGGGTCTGACCATCGCCAACAGTCTGGTCCGCCTGCTCGGCGGCAGCGGTATCTCGGTAAAAAGTCAGACCGGCCAGGGCAGTACTTTTTCCTTCACCCTGGTCATGAACGTGTCCGCGCCGGCACCGGCGCAAGAACTCGCTGCCATTGACGGCCAGGAGCGTTCTTTCGGTCGGGTCCGGGTTTTGGCGGCAGAGGACAACCCGTTCAACCGGGGCCTGCTGGTGAAGATGCTCAACACTCTGAACGTAAGCGATATCCAGATGGTCGAAAATGGGCAGGACGCGGTTGATGCCCTTGCGGCAGGGCAGGCCTTCGACATCGTGCTCATGGATATCCAGATGCCGCTCATGGACGGACTGGAAGCCACCAGACAAATCAGGGCCATGGGGCTGAACGTGCCCATCATCGCCCTGACCGCCCACGCCCTGGAGTCGGATCAGCGCAAGAGTTTGGAGGCGGGCATGAACGGGCACCTGGCCAAGCCTTACAGATTGCAGGATCTGGTCGAGACTCTGAGCACATGGTGTTCTTGA
- the rplU gene encoding 50S ribosomal protein L21: protein MFAIVETGGKQFRVEEGRSLKVAKLDVQAGSELTLDKILLVGTGADVKIGQPFVDGAAVQCEVVEHGRDKKIIIFKKKRRKDYRRTQGHRQDYTTLKVKSIQA from the coding sequence ATGTTTGCAATCGTGGAAACGGGCGGAAAGCAGTTTCGTGTGGAAGAAGGCCGCAGTCTGAAGGTAGCCAAGCTCGACGTGCAGGCCGGTTCAGAGCTCACTCTGGACAAAATCCTGCTTGTCGGAACCGGCGCCGACGTCAAGATCGGTCAGCCTTTCGTCGACGGCGCAGCCGTGCAGTGCGAAGTGGTTGAGCATGGTCGTGACAAGAAGATCATCATTTTCAAAAAGAAACGCCGCAAGGATTATCGTAGAACCCAGGGTCACCGTCAGGATTATACAACCCTGAAAGTGAAATCCATTCAGGCCTAG
- the rpmA gene encoding 50S ribosomal protein L27, translating to MAHKKAGGSSRNGRDSAGQRLGVKKFGGQTVLAGNILVRQHGTKVHPGVNVGVGKDFTLFALIDGVVKFEKYTRKNKVKTRVNIVPAV from the coding sequence ATGGCTCATAAAAAAGCAGGTGGTAGTTCACGCAACGGGCGCGACAGTGCCGGCCAAAGGCTTGGCGTGAAAAAGTTCGGTGGCCAGACGGTTTTGGCGGGCAACATTCTTGTGCGTCAGCATGGCACCAAGGTTCATCCCGGCGTTAACGTTGGCGTGGGCAAGGATTTTACTCTTTTCGCGCTGATCGACGGAGTCGTGAAGTTTGAAAAGTATACCCGCAAGAACAAGGTCAAGACCAGGGTCAACATCGTTCCTGCTGTCTAG
- the obgE gene encoding GTPase ObgE, which translates to MRFVDEAKIIIRSGSGGQGSVSFRREKYVPRGGPDGGDGGKGGDVIMRANNNLLTLYDYRHASFQEAESGRPGGGRLCYGRAGEDKIVEVPVGTQVFEEVDGQERLIADFTKDGQEIVVAEGGRGGKGNTHFKSSVMQVPRFAQPGEPGVEKYIRLELKVFADVGLLGLPNAGKSTLISRISAARPKIAAYPFTTLAPNLGVVIDEHERKLVVADIPGLIEGAHTGQGLGHTFLRHVERSRFLVHILSIEDVNVEDPLSGFHILDDELRKFDPALGEKPQIRVINKIDLADEERLAEVRAAFDRLGLKVYFMSALDETGVDVVLDAMWNLHLQTVKDETEHGTID; encoded by the coding sequence ATGAGATTTGTAGATGAAGCCAAGATCATCATCCGTTCCGGAAGCGGAGGTCAGGGCAGTGTTTCGTTCCGCCGGGAAAAATACGTGCCCAGGGGCGGTCCCGACGGAGGGGACGGGGGCAAGGGCGGCGACGTCATCATGCGAGCCAACAACAATCTGTTGACTCTTTACGATTATCGTCACGCTTCCTTTCAGGAAGCCGAGAGCGGGCGGCCCGGCGGCGGACGGCTTTGTTATGGTCGCGCCGGTGAGGACAAGATCGTCGAGGTGCCCGTGGGCACCCAGGTTTTCGAGGAAGTGGACGGTCAGGAGCGGCTGATCGCCGACTTCACCAAGGATGGCCAGGAGATCGTCGTGGCCGAAGGCGGGCGCGGAGGCAAGGGCAATACCCATTTCAAGTCTTCCGTCATGCAGGTGCCCCGTTTCGCGCAGCCCGGAGAACCGGGCGTGGAAAAGTACATCCGCCTCGAACTGAAAGTCTTTGCCGATGTCGGGCTTTTGGGGCTGCCCAACGCGGGCAAGTCCACCCTCATTTCGCGCATCTCCGCGGCCCGGCCGAAAATCGCGGCCTATCCGTTCACCACGCTGGCGCCCAATTTGGGCGTGGTCATCGACGAGCATGAGCGCAAGCTGGTCGTGGCGGACATTCCCGGTCTCATCGAGGGCGCCCACACGGGGCAGGGCCTGGGGCACACCTTTCTGCGCCACGTGGAGCGGTCCCGCTTTCTGGTTCATATCCTGAGCATCGAGGATGTGAATGTGGAAGATCCCCTGTCCGGGTTCCACATCCTTGACGACGAGCTGCGCAAGTTCGATCCGGCATTGGGCGAGAAGCCTCAGATTCGCGTGATCAACAAGATCGATCTGGCTGACGAGGAGCGCTTGGCCGAGGTGCGGGCCGCCTTTGACCGGCTTGGGCTCAAGGTGTACTTCATGTCGGCGTTGGACGAAACCGGAGTGGACGTGGTGCTGGATGCCATGTGGAATCTGCATCTGCAGACCGTCAAGGACGAAACCGAACATGGAACTATCGACTGA
- the proB gene encoding glutamate 5-kinase, whose amino-acid sequence MELSTDWREQRRRILEKAKRVVIKIGSAVLTTEKGLDPRVVNRLADQIAGLHDRGLEIVLVTSGAVAAGRCVLGADKAAGCMVHKQAASAVGQSRLMHSYDEAFAHYEKITAQVLLTKDDLRSRERFLNARNTMCRLLDWKVIPIVNENDTVAVQELKFGDNDALSSMVANLVGADVIINLTSADGVFDDNPLENPDALFVPCIENISDLNLQSMCRGKTGAGTGGMLSKLMAARRAASIGVPTLIVSGRQKHVLERVFDLEDLGSWIAPTQKMLSGRKFWLAYHLDPVGSIVVDDGAARALTSKGKSLLAAGIAGVEGTFGMGALVRIVRLDGGAVGVGLTNFKAVELRKIQGLSSSEIEKILGPCPHQEVVHRDNMVLDSSL is encoded by the coding sequence ATGGAACTATCGACTGATTGGCGCGAGCAGCGCCGCCGGATTCTGGAGAAGGCCAAACGGGTCGTCATCAAGATTGGCAGCGCCGTGTTGACCACGGAAAAGGGCCTCGACCCGCGCGTGGTCAACCGCTTGGCCGATCAGATCGCGGGGCTGCATGACCGGGGCCTTGAGATCGTGCTCGTGACCTCCGGGGCCGTGGCCGCAGGGCGCTGCGTGCTCGGCGCGGACAAGGCCGCCGGCTGCATGGTGCATAAGCAGGCCGCCTCAGCCGTGGGCCAGAGCCGGCTCATGCACAGCTATGACGAGGCGTTCGCGCACTACGAGAAGATCACGGCGCAGGTCCTCTTGACCAAGGATGACCTGCGCAGCCGCGAGCGTTTTCTGAACGCGCGCAACACCATGTGCCGTCTGCTGGACTGGAAGGTCATCCCCATCGTCAACGAGAACGATACCGTGGCCGTGCAGGAGCTCAAATTCGGCGACAACGACGCCCTTTCGTCCATGGTCGCCAATCTGGTCGGGGCCGATGTGATCATCAATCTGACCTCCGCCGATGGCGTCTTTGACGACAATCCCCTGGAAAATCCCGACGCCCTCTTTGTGCCCTGCATCGAAAACATTTCCGATCTCAATTTGCAGTCCATGTGCCGGGGCAAGACCGGGGCCGGAACCGGCGGGATGCTTAGCAAGCTCATGGCCGCCCGCCGCGCCGCGAGCATCGGCGTGCCGACGCTGATCGTCTCGGGGCGGCAGAAGCACGTGCTGGAGCGCGTGTTCGATCTGGAAGACCTGGGCTCCTGGATTGCGCCGACGCAGAAGATGCTCTCGGGCCGCAAGTTCTGGCTGGCCTATCACCTGGACCCGGTCGGCAGCATCGTCGTCGATGATGGCGCGGCTCGCGCTCTGACAAGCAAGGGCAAGAGCCTCTTGGCTGCGGGTATCGCCGGTGTGGAAGGCACTTTCGGCATGGGCGCTCTGGTCCGGATCGTGCGCCTCGATGGCGGCGCCGTGGGCGTGGGGCTGACGAACTTCAAGGCCGTGGAACTGCGCAAGATCCAGGGTTTGAGCAGTTCCGAAATCGAAAAGATCCTGGGGCCCTGCCCGCATCAGGAGGTTGTGCATCGCGACAATATGGTGCTCGATAGTTCGCTCTGA
- a CDS encoding thiamine diphosphokinase has product MHWVLLANGPLTLSPVIRQVISTAERLIGVDGGSRHLRAMGMLPHLAVGDMDSISEELLQEYRQADVELHLHPPKKDATDLELALELALTRGASRISILGGTGGRLDHTLGNIFLLSRCLPAGIPACIMDQEQCVHLTDQSLTLSGAVGDTLSLLPATPEASGVSLTGLEYPLQDATLTFGTSWGMSNVFVETQATVTLRSGRLFVFHLFRS; this is encoded by the coding sequence ATGCACTGGGTTCTTTTGGCCAACGGGCCCCTGACTCTCTCGCCGGTCATCAGGCAGGTCATTTCCACCGCCGAAAGGCTGATCGGGGTTGACGGCGGCAGCAGGCATTTACGCGCCATGGGAATGCTTCCGCATCTGGCCGTGGGCGACATGGACTCCATTTCCGAAGAACTGCTTCAGGAATACCGACAGGCGGACGTGGAATTGCACCTGCATCCACCCAAAAAAGACGCCACGGACCTGGAACTGGCGCTCGAACTGGCCCTCACGCGCGGCGCGTCCCGCATCTCCATTCTGGGAGGCACCGGGGGCAGGCTCGACCACACCCTGGGCAACATCTTTCTCCTGTCACGCTGCCTGCCCGCAGGAATCCCGGCCTGCATCATGGACCAGGAACAATGCGTGCACCTCACGGATCAATCCCTGACCTTGAGCGGCGCAGTGGGCGATACCCTGTCACTGCTCCCGGCCACGCCCGAGGCCAGCGGCGTGAGCCTCACCGGCCTTGAATATCCGCTTCAGGATGCCACCCTGACCTTCGGCACAAGCTGGGGCATGAGCAACGTCTTTGTCGAAACCCAGGCCACCGTGACCCTGCGCAGCGGGCGGCTGTTTGTGTTTCATCTTTTCAGGTCCTGA
- a CDS encoding aminopeptidase P family protein has protein sequence MFDSSVYKARRAALMRLVKSGCILLPGNDLIGMNYPANTFDFRQDGSFLYFTGLDTPGLCLWLDCESGEEFLFGPVLGMEHTIWSGAVPSLSELAALSGIAGCESLNGLTSAVQQARGQRRSVHYPPPYHGYTTLLLADLLGASPRGAKTGFSRVLVQGIVELRSIKSEMEVAQIREAIALSAAMYSHLMAVCVPGISEMELYGRSQGLILARGSRVAFPMILSRRGEVLHNHSHDQILADGDLLLVDSGVVSPLGYASDITRTLPVSGRFMARQEDVYEIVLRALAEGTSRMAPGVPFVECHLAAAKVVAQGLSDLGLMRGDPAEAVASGAHALFFPHGLGHMLGLDVHDMEALGEDFVGYDDTFTRSGQFGLSGLRMARRLRPGFVMTVEPGIYFIPALIRQWREERRLEQFINYAALDAYLDFGGIRIEDDVLVTEDGRDVLSTDIPKSAKDVCKRMGAAS, from the coding sequence ATGTTCGATTCCTCTGTATACAAGGCCCGCCGGGCCGCGCTGATGAGGCTTGTCAAAAGCGGCTGTATTCTGCTGCCCGGCAATGATCTGATCGGCATGAACTATCCCGCCAACACGTTCGACTTTCGCCAGGACGGTTCTTTTCTTTATTTCACGGGCCTGGATACTCCAGGTCTTTGCCTGTGGCTGGACTGCGAGAGCGGGGAAGAGTTTCTGTTCGGCCCTGTGCTTGGCATGGAGCATACCATCTGGAGCGGGGCGGTCCCCTCGCTTTCGGAATTGGCCGCCCTGTCCGGCATTGCAGGCTGTGAATCCTTAAACGGATTGACGAGTGCCGTGCAGCAGGCGCGAGGGCAGAGGCGAAGCGTCCATTATCCACCGCCCTACCATGGATACACGACCCTGCTTCTGGCCGATTTGCTGGGTGCTTCGCCCCGGGGGGCGAAAACTGGATTCTCACGCGTCCTTGTGCAGGGGATTGTGGAACTGCGTAGCATCAAGAGCGAAATGGAAGTGGCGCAAATCCGTGAAGCCATCGCGCTTTCCGCTGCGATGTACAGCCACCTCATGGCGGTCTGCGTTCCCGGCATCTCGGAAATGGAGCTTTACGGTCGCTCGCAGGGACTGATTCTCGCGCGTGGCAGTCGGGTGGCATTCCCAATGATTTTGTCCCGGCGCGGAGAGGTGCTGCACAACCACAGCCACGATCAGATCCTGGCGGACGGTGATTTGCTGCTGGTCGATTCCGGAGTGGTCTCGCCTTTGGGCTATGCCTCGGACATCACCCGAACCCTGCCCGTGAGTGGACGTTTCATGGCCAGGCAGGAGGATGTTTATGAAATTGTGCTCCGAGCCCTGGCCGAGGGCACTTCGCGCATGGCCCCCGGCGTGCCTTTTGTGGAATGCCATCTGGCCGCAGCCAAGGTTGTAGCCCAGGGGCTGTCGGACCTTGGACTGATGCGCGGCGATCCGGCTGAGGCCGTCGCAAGCGGGGCTCACGCCCTCTTTTTCCCGCATGGCCTGGGGCACATGCTGGGGCTTGATGTGCATGACATGGAAGCGTTGGGTGAGGATTTCGTCGGCTATGACGACACGTTCACGCGTTCCGGCCAGTTCGGCTTGTCCGGGCTGCGCATGGCCCGCAGGCTTCGGCCCGGCTTTGTCATGACCGTTGAACCAGGCATCTACTTCATTCCCGCCCTTATCCGGCAGTGGCGGGAAGAGCGGCGCTTGGAACAGTTCATCAACTATGCGGCATTGGATGCCTATCTGGATTTCGGCGGCATCCGCATCGAGGACGACGTGCTGGTTACCGAAGACGGCAGGGATGTCTTGAGTACGGACATTCCCAAAAGCGCCAAGGATGTTTGCAAGCGCATGGGAGCCGCATCGTGA
- a CDS encoding histidinol-phosphatase, which yields MRKISLHGGHSGQYCDHARDTLADIVEAYHLAGFECVGLSEHMPPFGDAGLYPDEVELGRSAGWMEARFALYVAEARELARNYKDRMRILVGMESEWYPGCARWVADLRRYHGLDYVVGSVHHVKGVCFDFSRDAYDKASAICGGTSRMYAAYFDEQLEMLRETRPEVVGHFDLIRLHDPDYLQTLALPEVWERVMCNLEWLRDAGAILDINARALLKGQPEPYVCAPILDAAAKLGIGVAYGDDAHGVADVGYGFEQVEEVLAARNMKGPEAFGDGVLRNLCG from the coding sequence GTGAGAAAGATCAGCCTGCACGGAGGGCACAGCGGCCAGTATTGTGATCATGCCCGCGATACGCTGGCGGATATCGTTGAGGCGTATCATTTGGCCGGCTTTGAATGTGTTGGCCTGAGCGAGCATATGCCGCCTTTTGGCGACGCCGGGCTGTATCCCGATGAAGTGGAGCTTGGCCGGTCAGCTGGCTGGATGGAGGCGCGGTTTGCCCTTTATGTGGCCGAAGCCAGGGAGCTTGCCCGCAACTACAAGGACCGCATGCGCATTCTGGTGGGAATGGAAAGTGAATGGTATCCGGGCTGCGCCCGGTGGGTGGCTGATTTGCGCCGGTACCATGGGCTGGATTACGTGGTGGGCTCGGTCCACCACGTGAAAGGCGTGTGTTTTGATTTTTCCAGGGATGCCTACGACAAGGCTTCCGCGATCTGTGGCGGGACAAGCCGGATGTATGCGGCCTATTTTGACGAGCAGTTGGAAATGCTGCGGGAAACCAGGCCGGAGGTAGTGGGGCATTTCGATCTTATCCGCCTCCATGATCCGGACTATCTGCAAACTTTGGCGCTGCCGGAAGTTTGGGAGCGGGTCATGTGCAACCTGGAGTGGCTCCGCGACGCCGGAGCAATTCTTGATATCAACGCGCGGGCCCTGCTGAAAGGCCAGCCCGAACCCTATGTGTGTGCCCCTATCTTGGACGCTGCCGCAAAGCTTGGGATTGGCGTTGCCTACGGCGATGACGCGCACGGAGTGGCGGATGTGGGCTACGGGTTTGAGCAGGTAGAGGAGGTGCTCGCGGCGCGAAATATGAAAGGGCCGGAGGCTTTTGGTGATGGGGTTCTACGCAATCTCTGCGGGTGA